The sequence GAATCTTGGTTTAAGGGTAAGATCGCTTAAAGATTAAagatcatttaaaaaatacaaatttagttatatGCCCAATCTTAGACATActcttacccaaaaaaaagggggTATAGCTGTgcgactatactatttctaaaacaagccgcgcggctatactatttctttaaaaaatagaaataaccgcgtatagccgcgcggctatactatttcttatatgtgtgtgtatatatatgtatagagtatagccgatatttattattttttttttttataaaagaaagagCAGACTACAGCCATGAggatatactatttttttttaaaaaaattacgaAAAAACctggtatagccgggcggctatactatttcttttttaaaaagtggaaaaatggggaaaaaccgatttcttttaaaaaataatttgaaaaaaccgagtatagactggtggctatactatttcttttaaaaaagattCGAAAAATCatgtatagccgtgcggctatactatttctttaacaaaaacattagaaaaaagagtatagaagcggctatactatttctttttcaaaaattaggaaaaaaactgagtatagccacccggctataccatttctttaaaaaaaatttatgaaaaaaggACCCTCCAAGTTCtattagtttatactttatatatattaatttggtaTAGCTGCGCAACTATACGAATAAAATACACATGTCTTTTATTTGGCAAAATCTTGGCAAATTACAACTTAAAAGTTcggccactatataatattttaatataatatatttaaatttttttaatatatattatttgtattcaatGGTATGTGGTAATTATGAAAAGAGTATAGTCGCTCGGTTATATTATTTGCATTTCTTGATGCCCAACAATTTGATTTACTTAAACTTTAAGACTGAagcgcttttttttttttttttttttttacaaaatgtTATGGTGTTGCCCATCTTTATATccagaggatccagaaaagATTATAGCTATATATGGGTATTCTTTATGTACTCAAAACTTTGGATGTCTGTGACCATTACTTAACCCAAGACTTATATTAAGAGTAATTTTGGATGACTATGACTATGGGTAATTCTTTGATTCAATGGATGAGAAGAGTGAACAAAACACAAGTTCAGTTTCTTCATTAATATCTCTGTAACCCATAAGATGGTTAACAAATATATTTCGGATTTTTCTTGGTTCTCTCCATTTCAGGAAATGCCGACAATCTCACTATCCAAGGCATGCTAATCCTCTTTGGTTTGTTGTGCCATTTTTTTTAGCTGAAATGGTGCACAAGGAGACGGCAGGAGAGGGTTGGGCCttctactttttttaatttttaatttctcgAAAAATGGTTTCACTTTCAATCTTTATTCCCCTGAAGTTTGGTCTTACTTAGTATTGTGAATTGTAAATTCTTCCagtttctttctatttttctgaTAATTTTCACAACACAAGAGCTAAGGCAAAGAAAATTATTGGAAGTGCATATTGTGTTTGTGTATGTGGGTGGGGTGAGACTAGAATCTACTTTATCGTTTCCAGATTGCAACAAAAAGGATTTCCGCAGGGAAAACAAAGGAAGAGAGTGAATAAGATAGTTGAGAAATAGACATGTAATCAAATTAAAGAGAGATaatcaagaaataaaaataaagatgagagagagagagagggtgaggAGTTTTAGAACTTTGCGTTGTTGCCAACAAAGTACCTAATGCAAAGTTGAGTGCTTGTTAAATGAATTCTGAACCGTTAGATAAGGATAAATTtaagagcatctacaatcatgctctctattttttagttaaaatttagctaaaaacacacaaaagttattttaggagctttctataaaatttcaacttcaatcatactctctagtttagggagtcataaatgctagaattatattttaattcaacATAAATGGTCCATCTATatgaaaaagaataatataaaaatggaCAATATTGATTAAAGGTttaaaaatattcattaaatagggtagcattaaattatagggagccactaagagttcattctctctcctcatatttaggagctcctagaggtctcTATATTTTAGGAGCtggatagggagcatggttggaggtGGGTTTTCTTACTTCCtccctaaattttatttaaggagGTGGTTTAGAGAgtccattgtggatgctctaaggGTTGAAGATGTGTGTAAAAAAGTGTGGTTCTTTGTGTCTCCCGATCTTGaccctatatatataagtatagccgctcggttatactatttattaaaaaaaaaaaaaaaagagccgAATCAAGCCGGGTGGCTatacaatttatttaaaaacatttaaaaaaaagcgcAGCGTAaggccgggcggctatactattattaagataaattataaataaaaaaaacccagtatagccgtgcggccatactatttgtttaaaaacaaataaaaaaccgggtatagccgcatggcCATACtgttccttttaaaaaaaaattggaaaaatccCAGTAtcgccgatcggctatactattttaaaaaaataaaatggaaaaactgagtatagccgcccggccaTACTAATTATTATGAAACAGGAATAGCCGCGCggttataataattattttgaaaaaaccaGGAATAGCCGCGCGGTcatactatttaaaaaatttatagaaaCCCAGTAAAGCCGCATGGCtgtactatttctttaaacaaattacaaaaccgggtatagccgcatggccgtactatttctttaaaaaaaattaaaaaaccggGTATAGCCGCCGGCTCTACgatttttggaaaaaatggagaaacCGGGTATAGTCGCCCGGCTGTACTAATTCTTTTGGAAAACcaggtatagccgtgcggctagacttattcttttgaaaaaaccgggtatagccgatcggctatactatttcttttggAAAGAAATCCCCAAAACAGAGTATTGCCgcttggctatactatttggAAAAAATTCTGGAAACCCAAGGGCTATACTATttcgttttaaaaaattttaaaaattagtatCGCCGCagggctatactatttctgttttatatatatatatatatataaaatgggTAATTAATAGATTGATGTAATTATACTCATCTAAGAGTCTAGACCATGAGATTGAAAATCTGTAAGCATCAAAACCCGTATCCTTCAAAATCTGAATATCTTCCAGTAGCAAATACATAACCAAATAGTATAATTAGAAGAAATCATGAATATCGGAAAGAACTTACTGTCCTTATATATACTTGATTTCTTATAATGTGGGATTTGTACCTTGTAGCGATGATATTGATCAATAGCCACATCTCCATTGCTGCGGTCCTTCATCCTCACtgagtattttattttatttcctttcaaaCATGTGTCTAACAATCAAATTAAGTttcacaagaaagaaaaagtctATATAAGTGAAAGAAACCTGGATATTTGTGAGTGAATGTATCCCATATGCTCGAGCATATCTGACCAGAACACTCATACGATGAAGCTGACCCAAATACGAAACCCGACGGAAAACTGCTCCTCTTGAGGATACCTGTGTCACATGCAGCACCAAAGTGCCTTGGATTGTAAGCTCTGCTACTTGTCACTTCACACCCAAGGAGTAACAAGTAGGAGGACCAAGAGCAGAGTGCTGTTTTTGACTGCCATGACTAAGCagttattgtttttctttttcgagTCGTTACTTGGCAcgcctttatatatatatatacatatcgTGGAGAAAGCATGGACATTAGAGGATAAATTAGCATTTAAGTTGAAGATAAATACCACCTTATTCCAACTGTGGGggaaacagaaaattagattCCTACTTCAATTGATTAAGAAGCGGTCAATGTCGAATCTTTGTTTAAGTGGGTAAGATCACTTAAAGATTAAGGATCATTTAAACAAAAGCATAACACTAAAATGTCACGTGGGCATGATTTTGATTTATGATTTATCCCTTTTGTTGCAGCTTGCTTGCCTTTCTGCTTGTTAAGGGTTTTCGGCTTTTGGTcgccttgtttttcttcttagCTTTCTTAGCCCCTCTGGGTCCTCTGTTCCTTTCTGCTGCTCTTCTCGTTTTAACGAAATTCCacttcgaccaaaaaaaaaaaaacagagaaggcAATCCCAGTCTCTCAGACAATGGCTGACATGAGAAATTCTGGGTTCAtatgtgagatcccacatcgaccaacggagagggggtgatgtgctatatatggcacacctcgcatccatctaacacgaggccttttgggagctcactggcttcagagtactgggaactccgaagttaagcgagtgggaggctggagcaatcccaggatgggtgaccaccctgggaagttgcttcgtgagctcccaagaacaaaaccgtgcgggctggtgagaatgtagccaggcccaaagtggacaatatcgcgctacggcggagccggtccggggtgtgacagtttggtatcagagccactctgccgtgtgttgcgagtgtgccgacgaggacgtcggatcccttaaggggggtggattgtgagatcccacatcgaccaacggagagggggtgatgtgctaTATATGGCACCcctcgcatccatctaacacgaggccttttgggagctcactggcttcggagtactgggaactccgaagttaagcgagtgggAGGCttgagcaatcccaggatgggtgaccaccctgggaagttgcttcgtgagctcccaagaacaaaaccgtgcgggctggtgagaatgtagccaggcccaaagcggacaatatagtgttacggcggagccggtccggggtgtgacagaatggtatcagagccactctgccgtggggtgcgagtgtgccgacgaggacgtcggatcccttaagggggtggattgtgagatcccacatcgaccaaacggagagggggtgatgtgctatatatggcacacctcgcatccatctaacacgaggccttttgggagctcactggcttcggagaactgggaactccgaagttaagcgagtgggaggctggagcaatcccaggatgggtgaccaccctgggaagttgcttcatgagctcccagaaacaaaaccgtgcgggctggtgagaatgtagccaggcccaaagcggacaatatcgtgttacggcggagccggtccggggtgtgacatcATAAATTGGTAACCTAATCAAATCCGCATTAAACATAGATAATTAGAAGTTAGAACAATCAGAATTTGAGATCAATATGAACCCATCTGAATTCACAACGTCGAAAGGAATTTGGTTGGACCCAACCGACTTTTTATTCTTGTTCATACACAAATAACATTCACATTATACATAATTTATTTGGTCACAAACAACGTCTGCAATTCGATTTCCCTAGTACTTAGGAACTTTTTGAACCAATGGGCTGAGAGTTTTGGGTATCGTTTCAACCCATTTTTGTAATCCACAAAGTTCATACCGAATCGAAGAGTGTAACCACTATACCATTCAAAATTATCCAACAGAGACCATGCAAAGAATCCCTTAACATGGACACCGTGCCTGCACAAAAAGATGGAATTAACTAAACCTGAAAAGGTTaggcatatatatgtatatgaatGTACtcagtatatatatgtttttttttttttagtacaaagcgatagtctaaattagaGGGGAAtgagtttctcacacacacatttGATGCTATGGGGGTTCGAACCTGAGACCTCAAGTTGTAAGTCAAGGCCCTTTGTCATTGGACTAGACCCCGTTGGCCttagtatatatatgttacatTCATATATATGCACATACATCTATACGTCATATgtgtatttataaataaataaatatatatatacacacacatatacaacACAAGGGATATGTATAGGCTTTGTGGAGCAATTGAGCACTTACTTGATGGCTCGTCGAACGTAATAGAGGTGGAGATAGTAGTAGTCAATTCTCTGGCTATCATTAAGGGCTTCCTCAAGTGACAATTTTGGATGGCTGAACTCATCAATCCCTACAACAAATATGTAACATGTTAGTCTTTTAGTTTTAAGCTTGTTCATGTTTTAAAAAGAGAAGGGCTACCTCCTCTAATATTATTACAAAGTGAACAGAAATGTCACTAGCTAAATAGATAGTTCATTTTAAATGTGTACTTAATAGCAATAACTACACTACATGTGAAAACTTGATGATGCAACTAACTAAATAATTACCATTCTCCGTAATGTAAATGAGTGGATCATTATACTTTCTCTTTGTGTAGAGTAAAAGATCTTCAATTCCTCTTGGATAAACATATAGCCAATCTGAAGCAGCCTGTAATACCATAGAAATCGAGAGATTTGTAGAAGTTACGTTTGTCTGtgaaaaacaattaataatacCACTAATGCTAACAGCTAAGCTAATTTGATATGCGTACCTTTGGACCAATAGAGACCCCATTAAGCTCAACTGCCACAATATAAATGGTCAAAATCTAATTGTTATaagaaacttaaaaattgGTAATCAACAAACTTTGAATTTGTACTACGTACATGAAAAATTAGCACGAGCATCTGTCAAGTAGCTTGCATTTACAGAATTTTGTCGGCTTGCATAGGCTGCATAATAAGTAGTATAGTAATTtaatccaagaaaatcaaatgacCCATTTAGCAATTTAGATTCTGCTTTCGTGAAGTTTGGTAGACGATTTCCAACAAGAGACCGCATACTGTGCGGATAGTCACCACTTGTTATTGGCTCCGCAAACCTACAAAAATGTGGAAATTCGCATTTACAAACTTAATGCTAAATAGGATATTTTCTTGTCTGAAAATTTGGCATGTTATATTGCCGGAAATTTGGCTTATTataaagccaaaacaaaagtTGATTCCAAACTTAAACATTCATAAagcatatttttatttgttcaatgtatttaaattaatattctaTTAACATATATATTCGGGAAACAAATATTAGATTATGCTAGTAAGTATTGTAAGCGAGTTACAGATTTATATTAGGTACTGACCATCCAAACATAAAATCCAAGGCTCGTAATGCAGCATTTTTATGGTGCTTGGCTTCAGAAATAGGCACAAACCAATGTGACAATAGCGTTATCCCTACCAGACCCTTTTGAGATGCCTGCAGATTAATTTTGAACATAACAGGATTATTGAGTCATATAGAATTCTCCATTATTCACATATAGTTCTCAATTAGGACCTAATATTCTAGCCCAGCGCGCTAAAAAAGAGACCTGATATTTCTTCTTGTACAATTCTACAGCAGTTGCATGTGCAAGGAGCTGGTTGTGTGCCACCATATATGGTTCTGTACTTGAATCCCCACCGATGCAATTTAGCTTCTGCCAATCAGAACATCGTCCGGGCGCGAAGTCCCCTTTTGCATAACCACCAACACTATAGCTCCATGGCTCATTGAATGTGATCCAGTATTTTACCCGATCACCAAATTCCTTGTAGCAAAGCTCTGCATAGTCTCGAAAGTGATTTctgtacacacacacacacacacacacatatatatagaacGATGgttgtaaaaattaaaatccaatgCCAAATATTGGTTTCGAACATAGGTATATCTTAATTTGTTCACGTACATAATATGAGGGCTTAAGAAACCACCGTATTCGTCTTCTAAGGCTTGGGGAAAATCCCAGTGGAAGAGGGTTACAAATGGCTTTAGACCTGCATGAGTAATAGAAAAGAGTTGACTAAGTGATGTTTCAGGTGGGATTGATATTTGAGGTTTTATGTGATTAATATAGAAAGCTGCTTCACCATTGTGTAGGAGTTCGTTGATGAAACTGTTGTAGTATTTGATTCCTTCCTCGTTCACGCCCCCGCTTAGCTTTCCATCTAATAATTAAGaacaaaacaagcaaataCACAAATACCTCAATCAATAATAAGTGCTAAGGAAAGAAAAGGCCAATGGTAAACTATTTCTTGTCTTGGTTCAATTTTTTCAGATAACGACTTTAACTGATAACACAGCTAAGCTTGCAACACTTTCTTAGTTGGTTATATACAACGATAAAAGGAGGGCCACatgaattattatttcaatAAAGAGACATTGATGAACTCACTCGGTAACAATCTTGGCCATGAGATAGAGAATCTATAAGCATCCATCCCCATGTTCTTCATAATCTCCACATCTTCCTACAATAACACAAAagatataattataaaaaagaaccTTAAAAGGATctcattttcaatttcctaTAGCTATGTTCTCTTCTCTTACTGGGCTCGAAGCAAAGAAGGCATATGTGTTTGTCTAGTTTCTTTTCTAAGAAAAAACAATGAGAATTATGtgatcaaaattcaaacctTATAGTGGTGATATTCATCAATAGCCACATCTCCGTTGCTGCCATCTTGGATCCTTTCTGTAATTAAccgtaaaaaaaatatatatattaaaaaaaaatttatctaagCACGactattatatatgtataaacaAAACTTGGTCCATTGTTTAATAAGTAAACTAgattaatcaattttgttctcCTAGCAATGCTCTGCTCTGTATGAAAAATAGGGTCGTCCCTGAGCAAGAGGGTCCATAGCTTCGCTGGGGAGCTATTTTGGCCCAAGCTCAAGCCTGGGCTCGTGGTGGAGCCCGCAAAGCGGTGTTTATGAAAAATGAGAAGTCTATTTGTGAGGTATTAGCAACAACCTTTACCGTCGAAAAAAGTCAAATCTAACATAAGAAATCAAATTTAGTGACGGGATGGGTAAAAACTGCATTTGAGAGGGAAATTAAGAGTAGATCTGGATGTTTGTGACGGTAAGGGTAAAAACAATGCCTAGACACACCTGGATGTTTGTGGGTGTAGGTATCCCATATGCTTGGTCCTTTACCACCTCCTCCTGCAGCCCCTTCATACTACAATTTACACACGCACATAAAAGAGTACAGAATGAAGATGCCAATGTTCATGCATGGATGCTTAGTCTGGCAAGAAGAAGCTAATTAAGTAATtagaacaaaaattaaaggGTAATTGAGCccccaaaagagaaaagactCACCTGGTAAGAAGATGAAGCTGAGCCAAATACGAACCCAGCTGGAAAACTGCTTCTGTTGAGAAAAGCAGTGTCATATTGACTGGGTGTAACTGGAATGGTGGCTTCGCTATTTGCCAATGCAAAGCCAATGAGTTGCAGAAAATAATTTCCTAAGAGCAAATATCCTAATTGGAGTGCCATAACTTGAGGTTTTGGTGATCTAGATAGCTTGGCTTTGCCTGTCACGAGGTTTATAATGGAGGAAGGACACATCACAGCTAAGCTCAAAAGTCAGGAGTCTCAAGACACATGTACACTGTGCATGCAACGGTTAAAGCATCTCAAATGttcctaaaaaagaaaattttaatttaaaagatcgttaaaaaatattcatttgatgAAGCtaaaatgttaaattaatgTCATAGCTTGATTTGGAATGATCAAGGAACCACTAAAAGCATCTAATTTATAAAAGCAAATTAAACATTAGCAACAATGCTTTACCACCACGACTAAGGGTCCATGGCTGATTCAACGTGATCCAATATGCTTTACCCGATCATCAAATTCCTTATAACGGAGTTTTGCATAATCTAAAAGTGATTCCTGCATATACATAGATATgtttggaaaattaaaaattaatgagaAATATTGATTCTAAGCACTTCATACTAGTATAAATGTGTTAACATACACATATGCACAGATATAATTACATCGGTATATCCGAATATGGATTTAGTAGCGGTCTATTTGTTTCGAGTTTCCACACTCAACAACTCTAGTTTGCTCTTACAATGGACACCTATTCGATGGCGGATCTAGGATTTTTTACAAGGGATgggctaatttttttttttttagacaCCTATGTGATTCTGACTACAGTCGGGTTCTCCACCAAAACACCCACAAGCTCAAGCTGGTCAAACCATTCAACATTGGCTCATAACATCTTCACAACATAAAACCACCATCAATACGTCAATAGAGAAACAcatggaaaaagaagaagagagaaatagagacttaacaaaacaaaagagaaacaaatagagaagacaaaaggaaagcaagagaaaagaaatggtggagagaaggaagaagacaagaaaagatagagaagaaagaaaaagaagagagaaaagagagagaaaagaaagaagaaaaggggcGAAGGGattaaataagaaagagaaagaaaataagaaaaaggaaagagaaaacagagagagacagagagaaactTTGGgctaaaatttgatttatCTAAATTTGACTTATAAATTAAGCCTACTCTAAAAAATAGGACTAGGCTAGAGCCCATTACAGGCCTAAGGTTATCTCTAACCCATGAGgccaaatccaaaaaattccaaattatATCCCAATATCTCTCCCAATCCAATAAAAGTAAGAGGCTAAAATATGGTTGAACCCAAACTTGGGACCAAATACTAGTCCAGCTATTGcctgaattttttgtgtgtggagcccacacaACCATGATGTAGCCCATGCACAAGGAGGAAAGAATTGGGCCCGCGTTGCTGTGCTGTAGAATATGTCACGCCAGGTGTCGCGCTAGTTCGCagtagttttttattttattttattatatttttaaaatttttaaaatttttaaaattccaataGTAATCCAAATCAACGATCCATATTAAATTGAAGCTATTTTAATGGTAAAAAAATAAgatccaatggatgaaatttaaattcaccggctaaa comes from Prunus dulcis chromosome 6, ALMONDv2, whole genome shotgun sequence and encodes:
- the LOC117630080 gene encoding beta-glucosidase 12-like; its protein translation is MALQLGYLLLGNYFLQLIGFALANSEATIPVTPSQYDTAFLNRSSFPAGFVFGSASSSYQYEGAAGGGGKGPSIWDTYTHKHPERIQDGSNGDVAIDEYHHYKEDVEIMKNMGMDAYRFSISWPRLLPNGKLSGGVNEEGIKYYNSFINELLHNGLKPFVTLFHWDFPQALEDEYGGFLSPHIINHFRDYAELCYKEFGDRVKYWITFNEPWSYSVGGYAKGDFAPGRCSDWQKLNCIGGDSSTEPYMVAHNQLLAHATAVELYKKKYQASQKGLVGITLLSHWFVPISEAKHHKNAALRALDFMFGWFAEPITSGDYPHSMRSLVGNRLPNFTKAESKLLNGSFDFLGLNYYTTYYAAYASRQNSVNASYLTDARANFSFELNGVSIGPKAASDWLYVYPRGIEDLLLYTKRKYNDPLIYITENGIDEFSHPKLSLEEALNDSQRIDYYYLHLYYVRRAIKHGVHVKGFFAWSLLDNFEWYSGYTLRFGMNFVDYKNGLKRYPKLSAHWFKKFLSTREIELQTLFVTK